Proteins found in one Deltaproteobacteria bacterium genomic segment:
- a CDS encoding GxxExxY protein, whose product MYQKKEDKNIRDSETYAVIGAAMAVHKELGHGFLEAVYQEALEQEFQVMRIPFEREKKLPVFYRGKPINAHYKADFVCFGSVIVELKALKQLSGIEESQVINYLKASGLNRSLLINFGAKQLEYKRIVFNLRKSASSVDNVGAER is encoded by the coding sequence ATGTATCAGAAGAAAGAAGATAAAAATATAAGAGACAGTGAAACCTATGCCGTTATCGGGGCTGCAATGGCAGTGCATAAGGAGTTGGGACATGGTTTTTTGGAAGCCGTTTATCAGGAAGCATTGGAACAGGAATTTCAGGTGATGAGGATTCCTTTTGAGCGGGAAAAAAAGCTGCCTGTTTTCTATCGGGGCAAGCCTATCAATGCGCATTACAAGGCTGATTTTGTGTGTTTCGGTTCCGTTATTGTTGAATTGAAAGCACTAAAACAGTTATCTGGAATAGAAGAATCACAGGTTATCAACTACCTTAAAGCATCAGGGCTTAACAGAAGTCTCTTGATAAATTTTGGAGCGAAACAGCTGGAATACAAAAGGATAGTTTTTAATCTGCGCAAATCTGCGTCATCTGTGGATAATGTAGGGGCTGAAAGATGA
- a CDS encoding type I restriction-modification system subunit M has translation MTGKISQKEINDTAWAACDTFRGVVDPAQYKDYILVMLFLKYISDVWKDHYETYKKQYGDDEVRIRRKLERERFTLPVVELKDEDTDQVLDTFLADYYSLHERRERPNAGELINIVLDHIEEANKAKLEGVFRNIDFNSEANLGKPGDRNRRLKNLLEDFASAKLDMRPSRVSEDVIGNTYIYLIERFGSDAGKKAGEFYTPYKVSELLAKLAEPKAGDRICDPSCGSGGLLIEAGREVMGKDFALFGEEVNGATWALARMNMFLHGMDGARIEWCDTLNSPMLVENDRLMKFNVVVANPPFSLDKWGAENADKDPYKRFMRGVPPKSKGDWAFILNMVERALAKEGRVAVVVPHGVLFRGGGEGRIRQKLIEENMLHAVVGLPANLFPSTSIPVAILVFDRSREKGGVNEGRKDVVFIDASSEFQSGKNRNTLLHAHMEKIVSTCKARKEVDKYAYVASFDEIKENDFNLNIPRYVDTFEEEEEIDIDAVQREIDDLEKELLDVRGKMAEMLKGIER, from the coding sequence ATGACAGGCAAGATTTCACAGAAAGAGATTAACGATACAGCATGGGCGGCATGTGATACCTTCCGGGGCGTTGTCGATCCGGCACAGTACAAGGACTATATCCTTGTCATGCTCTTTCTTAAATACATTTCCGATGTCTGGAAGGACCATTACGAAACATACAAAAAACAATACGGCGATGATGAGGTTCGTATTCGCCGTAAGCTGGAACGTGAGCGCTTTACCCTGCCTGTTGTCGAACTTAAAGATGAAGATACCGATCAAGTGCTGGACACTTTTCTTGCCGATTATTACAGCCTTCATGAACGGCGGGAAAGGCCCAATGCCGGTGAGCTTATCAACATTGTGCTGGACCATATCGAGGAAGCCAACAAGGCCAAGCTGGAAGGCGTCTTTAGAAATATCGACTTTAACAGTGAAGCCAACCTTGGCAAACCGGGGGACCGCAACAGGCGGCTTAAAAACCTGCTTGAAGATTTTGCCAGTGCAAAGCTCGATATGCGTCCCAGCCGGGTCAGTGAAGATGTGATCGGCAATACCTATATTTATCTGATAGAGCGTTTCGGCAGTGACGCAGGAAAAAAGGCGGGTGAATTCTATACGCCCTACAAGGTTTCCGAACTGCTGGCAAAACTGGCTGAACCGAAGGCGGGCGACCGCATTTGTGATCCTTCCTGCGGTTCGGGCGGTCTGCTTATCGAGGCGGGCCGTGAAGTGATGGGAAAGGACTTTGCCCTTTTCGGTGAAGAGGTGAACGGTGCTACCTGGGCGCTGGCAAGGATGAATATGTTTCTTCACGGCATGGACGGTGCCCGTATCGAGTGGTGCGATACGCTCAACAGTCCCATGCTGGTGGAAAATGACAGGCTCATGAAATTCAATGTCGTTGTCGCCAATCCGCCTTTTTCGCTGGACAAGTGGGGCGCTGAGAATGCCGACAAAGATCCCTACAAGCGTTTTATGCGGGGTGTGCCGCCAAAGAGCAAGGGCGACTGGGCCTTTATTCTCAATATGGTGGAGCGGGCCCTTGCCAAGGAGGGCCGCGTGGCCGTCGTCGTGCCTCACGGTGTGCTTTTTCGAGGCGGGGGTGAAGGGCGCATTCGCCAAAAACTGATTGAGGAAAATATGCTCCATGCCGTTGTGGGACTGCCTGCCAATCTTTTTCCTTCAACGTCCATTCCTGTTGCCATTCTTGTTTTTGACCGTTCGCGGGAAAAAGGGGGCGTCAATGAAGGGCGAAAGGATGTTGTCTTTATTGACGCCAGCAGCGAGTTTCAGAGCGGGAAGAACCGGAATACGCTTCTCCATGCGCATATGGAGAAGATTGTTTCCACCTGTAAGGCGCGTAAGGAAGTGGATAAATACGCCTATGTGGCAAGCTTCGATGAAATTAAGGAGAATGATTTCAATCTCAATATCCCGAGATATGTGGATACCTTTGAGGAAGAGGAAGAGATTGATATTGACGCCGTGCAGAGGGAGATAGATGACCTTGAGAAGGAGTTGCTTGATGTGAGGGGCAAAATGGCGGAGATGCTCAAGGGGATTGAAAGATGA